In Moorena sp. SIOASIH, the following proteins share a genomic window:
- the trxA gene encoding thioredoxin: MSTVAYIKDSEFDSILTSEVPVVVDFTAPWCGPCRKISPLMEQLAEEYKDRVQVVKIDIDADKATAKKYSIRSIPAVLIFKGGELVENIVGVAPYDKFTDAIEKQL, translated from the coding sequence ATGAGTACAGTGGCTTACATCAAAGACAGTGAATTTGATTCAATTTTAACCTCTGAAGTACCAGTAGTCGTTGATTTTACAGCCCCTTGGTGTGGTCCATGTCGTAAAATTAGTCCTTTAATGGAACAACTTGCTGAAGAATACAAAGATCGCGTTCAGGTAGTAAAAATCGATATTGACGCCGACAAAGCTACTGCAAAAAAATACAGTATCCGCAGTATTCCTGCTGTGCTTATTTTTAAGGGCGGTGAGCTGGTAGAAAATATTGTGGGAGTTGCTCCGTATGATAAATTTACTGACGCAATTGAAAAGCAACTTTAG
- a CDS encoding CBS domain-containing protein: MMKAEQIMTTDVVTISGSATIAEAVKLMKDKGLRALIVERRHDDDPYGIVTETDIIYKVAAYGKDPKEMRVYEIMTKPCIVVNPELGVEYVARLFANTRTRRAPVVKSKLLGIISISDILKKSDFVEKPKSNFELYCEENPSALEARIYDD; encoded by the coding sequence ATGATGAAAGCTGAACAGATTATGACCACAGACGTAGTCACCATTAGCGGCTCAGCAACAATTGCTGAAGCTGTGAAGCTAATGAAGGATAAGGGACTGCGTGCTCTGATTGTGGAACGCCGCCATGATGATGACCCCTACGGAATTGTGACCGAGACAGACATAATCTACAAAGTAGCGGCCTACGGTAAAGACCCAAAGGAAATGCGTGTCTATGAGATTATGACCAAACCCTGTATTGTGGTGAATCCTGAGTTGGGTGTGGAATATGTAGCGCGATTGTTTGCCAATACCCGTACCCGTAGAGCTCCAGTCGTAAAGAGCAAATTACTGGGTATTATTTCCATCAGCGATATCCTTAAAAAGAGTGATTTCGTGGAGAAGCCAAAAAGCAATTTTGAGCTTTACTGCGAAGAAAATCCCAGCGCACTAGAGGCGCGGATTTATGATGATTAA
- a CDS encoding serine/threonine-protein kinase — translation MSRLAFSPGAGPEQLINGRYQVIDILKSVSWGQTYIALDTYRPGNPQCIVRQFRPVSDDPDCWQAAKDIFRRETKILEIICQHDQVGKILDCLEIDHSFYIVQDFIPGRPLSEELNQPWTESRVINLLQEVLEILAFVHRQGVIHGDIKPDNLIRRSEDSKLVLTDFSGIKQVRTPLVGVQFSAIAALGAFGYIPTEQVLGKPRPCSDLYAVGMIGIEALTGLKPIQLEEDPLTGEALWQDYATVTKDFAAIIQQMVRYYFKDRYQSADQVLEALHSLTSSKPSINLPMSPAPPTSPNPYKEKTDDTLLEPIEPETLQTEETEETEETEETDFPYVPTIPKRRASGLNLTAIGVSTYLALLVVAGGYFLLKTPNQAETKLAQAEQKYQEGDLEAALNLVKSIPEDSEDYQDAQNAIAQWKKDWQDAKALFPLIKTAFDQQKWLEVVEQASQIPNIVFWQQQIEPMVSQAQANLEQEAYQLLEQAYKQAIERDFTGALNTFKQIPKGTKAYATIQEKVPEYTQKRNIKANFLLQQAYNRAAQQDFTGALVYLKKVPKHTDAYPKAQEKIVDYTAKQEIRANYLLKMADNQAVLNNYTKALDYLKQIPEGTSAYPRAQAKIQQYTR, via the coding sequence ATGTCTAGACTAGCGTTTAGCCCAGGGGCAGGACCAGAACAGTTAATCAATGGACGTTATCAAGTTATTGACATCCTTAAAAGTGTGAGCTGGGGTCAAACTTATATTGCGCTAGACACTTACCGACCGGGAAATCCCCAATGTATTGTTAGACAATTCCGTCCTGTTAGTGATGACCCTGACTGCTGGCAAGCTGCAAAAGATATATTTCGTCGTGAAACTAAAATTTTGGAGATTATCTGTCAGCATGACCAAGTTGGCAAAATTTTAGATTGCCTAGAAATTGACCATAGCTTCTACATAGTTCAAGATTTCATCCCTGGACGACCCCTGAGTGAGGAACTCAATCAACCTTGGACTGAAAGCAGAGTAATCAATCTGCTACAAGAGGTTTTAGAAATTTTGGCATTTGTCCATCGCCAAGGGGTGATTCATGGTGATATCAAGCCAGACAATCTGATCAGACGATCAGAAGATAGCAAATTAGTTTTAACTGACTTTAGCGGTATTAAGCAGGTGCGGACACCATTAGTTGGTGTTCAATTTAGTGCCATAGCGGCTTTGGGAGCATTCGGGTATATACCAACAGAGCAGGTTCTGGGTAAACCTCGTCCCTGTAGTGACCTATATGCTGTAGGGATGATTGGCATTGAGGCACTCACAGGACTCAAACCCATACAGCTAGAAGAAGACCCATTAACCGGAGAAGCCCTTTGGCAGGACTACGCCACAGTCACTAAAGATTTCGCTGCCATTATTCAGCAGATGGTGCGCTATTACTTCAAAGACCGTTACCAGTCTGCTGATCAGGTTTTGGAGGCACTCCATTCCTTAACTAGTTCTAAACCATCTATAAACTTACCAATGTCCCCAGCACCACCAACATCCCCAAACCCCTACAAAGAAAAAACTGACGATACTCTGCTTGAGCCAATTGAACCAGAGACTCTTCAAACCGAGGAAACAGAGGAAACAGAGGAAACAGAGGAAACTGATTTTCCCTATGTGCCTACTATTCCTAAAAGAAGGGCTAGTGGACTTAATCTCACCGCAATCGGAGTTTCCACATATCTAGCCTTACTAGTCGTAGCTGGAGGCTACTTTTTACTCAAGACTCCCAACCAGGCAGAAACTAAGCTAGCACAGGCTGAGCAAAAGTACCAGGAAGGAGATTTAGAAGCAGCACTGAACCTGGTAAAATCGATTCCGGAAGATAGTGAAGACTATCAGGATGCTCAAAATGCGATCGCTCAGTGGAAAAAAGATTGGCAAGATGCCAAAGCCCTATTCCCCCTGATCAAAACCGCCTTTGACCAACAGAAGTGGCTAGAGGTAGTTGAGCAGGCTAGCCAGATTCCTAATATTGTCTTCTGGCAACAGCAAATAGAACCTATGGTCAGCCAAGCTCAAGCCAATCTTGAGCAGGAAGCTTACCAGTTACTAGAGCAAGCTTATAAGCAGGCTATCGAGAGAGACTTTACCGGTGCACTCAACACATTTAAACAAATCCCAAAGGGAACAAAAGCCTACGCTACAATTCAAGAAAAAGTTCCTGAGTACACTCAAAAGCGAAACATCAAAGCGAACTTTCTTCTTCAGCAGGCTTACAATCGAGCCGCTCAGCAAGACTTTACCGGTGCATTGGTATATTTGAAAAAAGTTCCTAAACATACCGATGCCTATCCTAAGGCTCAGGAAAAAATTGTTGACTATACCGCTAAGCAGGAAATTAGGGCTAACTATCTCTTAAAGATGGCTGATAATCAAGCTGTTTTGAACAACTACACTAAGGCTTTGGATTATTTGAAACAAATTCCTGAAGGTACCTCCGCCTATCCCAGAGCTCAAGCCAAAATTCAGCAGTATACTCGATAG
- a CDS encoding TIGR04168 family protein, translating into MTIHQKQSIQIAVVGDIHQLWEAEDAIALEQLGVDLVLFVGDFGNEAVDIVQMIAAIDLPKAVIMGNHDAWYTASEWGRKKCPYDHEVEDRVQQQLDLLGSTHVGYGYLDFPDLNLSVVGARPYSWGGQTWRNKKFYRQQYGINSFSESVERIVAAAGSAAYETVILIGHNGPTGLGDQAEAPCGKDWYPAGGDHGDPDLEDAIAKTYALGKNIPLVTFGHMHHILKHTKDRLRTMIVTSPEGTVYLNAASVPRIIQTDTDRLRNFSIVSLKGGIVDQVSLVWVGKDYSVVSEELLYQKFWSKAPSLQDGFVLR; encoded by the coding sequence ATGACCATTCATCAAAAACAATCAATCCAAATTGCCGTTGTTGGGGACATTCATCAACTGTGGGAAGCGGAAGATGCTATAGCTCTTGAGCAGTTGGGTGTGGATCTGGTCTTATTTGTCGGGGATTTCGGCAATGAGGCGGTGGATATAGTCCAGATGATTGCTGCTATTGACCTACCCAAGGCAGTGATTATGGGAAACCATGATGCTTGGTATACTGCCTCGGAATGGGGGAGGAAAAAGTGTCCTTATGACCATGAAGTAGAAGATAGGGTACAGCAACAGTTGGACCTACTGGGGTCAACCCATGTGGGTTATGGTTACCTTGACTTCCCAGATTTGAATCTCTCTGTAGTTGGTGCTCGCCCTTACAGTTGGGGCGGGCAGACTTGGCGAAATAAGAAGTTTTACAGGCAACAGTATGGGATTAATAGCTTTTCTGAATCCGTTGAGCGCATTGTAGCAGCAGCGGGTAGTGCGGCTTACGAAACGGTAATCTTGATCGGTCATAATGGTCCGACGGGACTAGGTGATCAAGCAGAAGCTCCCTGTGGTAAAGACTGGTATCCTGCTGGTGGTGATCATGGGGACCCGGATTTGGAAGATGCGATCGCAAAAACCTATGCCTTGGGTAAAAACATTCCCTTAGTCACCTTTGGTCATATGCACCACATCCTAAAGCACACCAAAGACCGACTACGAACCATGATTGTTACTAGTCCGGAAGGGACTGTATACTTAAATGCAGCTAGTGTCCCTCGAATTATCCAAACCGATACAGACCGATTGCGGAATTTTTCGATAGTGTCTCTCAAAGGCGGTATAGTGGATCAAGTCTCCCTGGTCTGGGTGGGTAAGGATTACTCAGTAGTATCTGAAGAATTACTTTACCAAAAATTTTGGTCTAAAGCCCCGTCCTTACAGGACGGGTTTGTGTTAAGATAA
- a CDS encoding Dps family protein encodes MSTTQGLLRSFGEIADNPILLEKNVTTPVCEGLNIALASFQGLYLQYQKHHFVVEGAEFYSLHKFFEESYEDAEDHVHDLGERLNGLGGIPAASFTKLAELCCFTPESDGVYNSRQMVEHDLAAEQSIIQLVRSQAAQAESLGDRGTRYLYEKILLKTEERAYHLSHFLAPDSLVLGFIGNGGN; translated from the coding sequence ATGTCTACAACTCAGGGTCTACTACGCTCCTTTGGTGAAATTGCTGACAATCCAATTTTGCTGGAAAAAAACGTTACCACCCCTGTTTGTGAAGGATTAAACATTGCTTTAGCCAGCTTCCAAGGGTTGTACCTGCAATATCAAAAGCACCACTTTGTTGTGGAAGGAGCAGAATTTTACTCCTTGCATAAATTCTTTGAAGAAAGCTACGAGGATGCTGAGGATCATGTCCATGACTTAGGAGAGCGTTTGAATGGACTAGGAGGAATTCCAGCCGCTAGTTTTACCAAATTAGCTGAATTGTGCTGCTTCACTCCTGAATCTGATGGAGTTTACAACTCTCGCCAGATGGTAGAGCATGACTTGGCAGCTGAGCAGTCAATCATTCAGTTAGTACGCAGTCAAGCCGCTCAAGCAGAAAGCCTGGGCGATCGTGGCACCCGCTATCTCTATGAGAAAATCTTGCTCAAAACTGAAGAGCGAGCTTATCACTTGAGTCATTTCCTTGCTCCGGACAGCCTAGTCCTGGGATTTATCGGCAATGGAGGAAACTAA
- a CDS encoding (2Fe-2S) ferredoxin domain-containing protein, whose product MSKLKQPVSEFSVVGQLLDFVIKDGYKIKYLRITVSDIEYWIKLSKPLRKSLDPAIIPGAWIEVSGTSKLKLKTGKLKLKAYEVSLAAPPHHQPTTVLGTKTPSRKASILVCQKSSCRKRGGQAVCNAIASSLKDHGLEDQVKIKETGCLKQCKHGPNLVMMPDKARYSQVAPQQIPTLIERHFV is encoded by the coding sequence ATGTCTAAGTTGAAACAGCCAGTCTCAGAGTTTAGTGTAGTAGGACAGTTATTAGACTTTGTCATTAAGGATGGCTATAAAATCAAGTACTTAAGAATTACTGTTTCAGATATCGAATATTGGATTAAGTTATCTAAACCTCTCAGAAAGAGCTTGGATCCAGCCATTATCCCTGGGGCATGGATTGAGGTGAGTGGCACCAGCAAACTAAAGCTCAAAACTGGAAAACTGAAACTGAAAGCCTATGAGGTGAGCCTTGCTGCTCCCCCCCACCACCAGCCAACAACTGTTTTGGGAACCAAAACTCCCAGCCGGAAAGCGAGTATTTTAGTTTGTCAGAAATCCAGTTGTCGGAAACGCGGGGGTCAAGCGGTCTGTAATGCGATCGCATCGAGTTTAAAGGACCATGGCTTAGAAGACCAAGTCAAGATTAAAGAAACTGGCTGCCTCAAACAGTGCAAACATGGCCCCAACCTGGTGATGATGCCAGACAAAGCTCGCTACAGCCAAGTGGCTCCCCAGCAAATTCCGACCCTGATCGAACGACACTTTGTGTGA
- a CDS encoding T3SS effector HopA1 family protein: MQADTTIGLSILSPNWFMMPLLNSLRNQLPDSSPDSAVARELDILEDIVSNLQIQPNFCISHPDYKPLELSAEMLDRVQQLPVEIQNKYLSLQLLSFLYDIYDNGLDKATESAEANSTELPLHPNLENNTVMGLNLEFYQQLYENNTGTGYFEPGWLVIREESDGKLAVHKNGLTLHIRPQYYLPPAAQSATVGSLVTIRMPPNLVEHGFYVAVGNAGSVNAGPVNQKIGDRDNQIVNVYFNLSPEGAVAVMRGITEQLNEITIPFTFKVVDDPANYDRYDSGVLCFEKSNYDTVHPILESVYAQHQSHFEMEVPLFTKQLAPGLALSEEPVHKFTAEESFGMNRWQMVANGLLEVWQNGNDSPEGRMNSIQQQFSQFGIELRRPYLNANSEDIYRKI, translated from the coding sequence TTGCAGGCCGACACGACAATTGGTCTGAGTATTTTGAGTCCCAACTGGTTCATGATGCCATTACTAAATTCTCTGCGAAATCAACTACCTGATTCTTCTCCTGATTCTGCTGTTGCGCGAGAGCTGGATATTCTAGAAGACATCGTTAGCAACCTTCAGATTCAACCTAACTTCTGTATTAGTCATCCAGATTACAAACCTCTGGAACTTTCAGCTGAGATGCTAGACCGGGTTCAGCAACTACCTGTGGAGATCCAGAATAAGTATCTGAGCCTGCAACTGCTCAGTTTTCTGTACGACATCTATGACAACGGTTTGGATAAAGCCACAGAATCAGCCGAAGCCAATTCAACTGAGTTACCGCTTCACCCAAATTTAGAAAACAATACTGTGATGGGGCTGAACCTGGAGTTTTACCAGCAGCTGTACGAAAATAATACTGGGACTGGTTACTTTGAACCAGGTTGGTTGGTAATCAGGGAGGAGAGTGATGGCAAGTTGGCTGTACACAAGAATGGTCTGACCTTGCACATCAGACCTCAGTATTACTTACCACCAGCGGCTCAATCTGCTACTGTCGGTAGCTTAGTCACTATCCGAATGCCTCCTAATCTAGTTGAACACGGATTCTATGTCGCAGTTGGTAATGCTGGTTCAGTCAATGCTGGTCCAGTCAATCAGAAGATTGGAGATCGTGACAACCAGATAGTGAACGTCTATTTTAATCTCAGTCCCGAAGGTGCAGTTGCTGTGATGAGAGGGATCACCGAGCAACTTAATGAAATTACCATTCCCTTTACCTTTAAGGTGGTAGATGACCCCGCTAACTACGACCGCTACGATTCAGGGGTTCTCTGCTTTGAGAAGAGCAATTATGACACAGTCCATCCCATCCTTGAGAGTGTTTATGCTCAACACCAATCCCATTTTGAGATGGAAGTACCTCTATTTACCAAGCAGCTAGCACCAGGACTGGCTCTCTCAGAGGAACCAGTCCATAAATTTACGGCTGAAGAAAGTTTCGGGATGAACCGTTGGCAAATGGTTGCTAATGGCTTACTAGAAGTTTGGCAAAACGGTAACGATTCTCCCGAAGGTCGGATGAACTCTATACAACAACAGTTTTCTCAGTTTGGGATTGAGTTGCGGCGTCCCTACTTGAACGCTAACTCAGAAGATATTTATCGAAAAATTTGA
- a CDS encoding phosphotransferase: protein MTFLLSSQNVLDYLVEQGLCKPTYQDKIQIKPISCKNFNLLVSFSNGRHLLVKQEPHNREGNTLGELHNEWRIQEFLQKFPELSPIRPLISEPIHFDPSCSIIVFNYLNDYCDLTDFYDQKEVFPTGIAAQLGASIATIHRTTLDRHEYKNFFASHGKEFLDKAPNLLHGLEGIGPEIFAIFCADGIEFFKLYQRHESIGQAIAELNRAWQPCCLTHNDLKLSNVLVQLEWEQTLSNHQPEGTNILRMIDWERFTWSDPAFDLATIIANYLTIWLSSLTVNRSIDVQTALRLAKIPLEVIQPSLVALTNAYFDYFPEILQRSPDFLKRVIQFTGFILIEKIQTRIEYREIFGNTGVCMVQVAKRLLCNPDDSIPIVFGTTASQLTGLSPIPA, encoded by the coding sequence ATGACATTTTTATTAAGCTCTCAAAACGTTTTAGATTATCTAGTTGAACAGGGGCTTTGTAAGCCAACATATCAAGATAAAATCCAGATTAAACCAATATCCTGTAAAAACTTTAATTTGCTAGTCAGTTTTTCCAATGGTCGCCATCTTTTGGTTAAACAAGAGCCTCATAATCGAGAAGGAAACACCTTAGGTGAGTTGCATAACGAATGGCGAATTCAGGAATTTTTACAAAAATTTCCAGAACTGAGCCCCATTCGTCCCCTAATATCGGAGCCAATTCATTTTGATCCCAGTTGCTCTATTATTGTTTTTAACTATCTCAATGACTATTGCGACTTAACAGATTTTTATGATCAAAAGGAGGTTTTTCCCACTGGGATCGCAGCCCAGCTCGGAGCTAGTATTGCTACAATCCATCGCACCACTCTAGACCGTCACGAATATAAAAACTTCTTTGCCTCCCATGGAAAAGAGTTCCTTGACAAAGCCCCTAACTTGCTTCATGGGCTAGAAGGAATTGGACCAGAAATTTTTGCGATATTTTGTGCAGATGGGATTGAATTCTTTAAACTTTATCAGCGCCATGAGAGCATAGGGCAAGCGATCGCAGAACTTAACAGAGCTTGGCAGCCTTGCTGTTTGACCCACAATGACCTTAAGCTCAGCAACGTTTTAGTCCAGCTTGAGTGGGAGCAAACCCTCTCAAACCACCAGCCTGAAGGTACAAATATCCTGCGAATGATTGATTGGGAGAGGTTCACTTGGTCAGATCCAGCATTTGATTTAGCTACGATTATTGCTAACTACCTAACCATTTGGCTAAGTAGCTTAACGGTTAACAGAAGTATTGATGTTCAAACTGCTTTACGCTTAGCTAAAATTCCCCTTGAGGTAATTCAACCAAGCCTTGTTGCTCTAACTAACGCTTATTTTGATTACTTTCCAGAAATACTTCAGCGTAGTCCTGATTTTTTGAAACGAGTGATACAATTTACTGGTTTTATCTTGATTGAAAAAATTCAGACAAGGATCGAGTACCGGGAAATCTTTGGTAACACAGGAGTCTGTATGGTTCAGGTGGCTAAGCGTTTGTTATGCAATCCGGACGATTCAATCCCCATTGTTTTTGGGACAACAGCCTCTCAATTAACTGGTCTTAGCCCGATTCCCGCCTAA
- a CDS encoding nuclear transport factor 2 family protein, translated as MSSDRTEVLAANTAFYRAFEKKDIEAMSKVWSQGTGSLCIHPGRDVIKGWRDIRSSWEMIFKNTQYLEIEPEIIATEVRETLAYVVVLEKVLQVSKGRRIEAESIATNMFELMAGSWYLVHHHGSPLMG; from the coding sequence ATGAGTAGCGATCGCACAGAGGTTTTAGCTGCCAACACAGCTTTTTATCGAGCTTTTGAGAAAAAGGACATTGAAGCCATGAGTAAGGTCTGGTCTCAAGGCACTGGTAGTCTTTGTATTCACCCTGGACGTGATGTAATCAAAGGTTGGCGGGACATTCGCTCATCTTGGGAAATGATATTTAAGAATACCCAATACCTGGAAATTGAACCAGAGATTATTGCTACTGAGGTCAGGGAGACTCTGGCCTACGTTGTAGTGCTAGAAAAAGTGTTGCAAGTGAGCAAGGGTAGAAGGATTGAGGCAGAATCCATAGCAACCAATATGTTTGAGCTTATGGCTGGCTCTTGGTATTTGGTGCATCATCACGGCAGTCCACTGATGGGCTAA